In a single window of the Caldibacillus debilis DSM 16016 genome:
- a CDS encoding Cof-type HAD-IIB family hydrolase — protein MRKLIKCIATDMDGTLLNMDQTISKENAEAIRTARKRGVEVIVCTGRSYEGARFPLTEAGLECFLICMNGAQIRTFDGEILSSIPLDPAIVRSVHPILEKYQIYYEMYTNKGQLSTEYEHAVATVADILSKIGNFPSFKKVMEGVITRFAKGKIKFVGDYGPIFSDPSYEIYKIIAFSLNEEKLERAREELQRIGGIAISSSWHNNLEITDIRAQKGIALETFVALKGWSLKETMAIGDNYNDVSMLERAGFSVAMGNAPEDIKKICHYVTDTNDNHGFSKAVYKILEMNEQAI, from the coding sequence GTGAGAAAATTGATCAAATGCATTGCGACGGACATGGACGGCACCCTTTTGAATATGGATCAAACCATCAGCAAAGAGAACGCGGAGGCGATCCGGACGGCCAGGAAAAGGGGCGTCGAAGTCATCGTTTGTACGGGGAGGTCCTATGAAGGCGCCCGTTTTCCGTTGACGGAAGCCGGGCTGGAATGTTTCCTGATCTGCATGAACGGCGCCCAAATCCGCACCTTTGACGGGGAGATCCTTTCTTCCATTCCCCTCGATCCGGCAATCGTCCGGAGCGTCCATCCGATCCTCGAAAAATATCAAATCTATTACGAGATGTATACGAACAAAGGGCAGCTTTCCACCGAATACGAACATGCGGTGGCCACGGTGGCCGACATCCTTTCCAAAATCGGCAATTTCCCCTCGTTCAAGAAGGTGATGGAGGGAGTCATCACCCGTTTCGCCAAAGGAAAAATAAAATTCGTCGGGGACTACGGGCCCATCTTTTCCGATCCCTCCTACGAAATCTATAAAATCATCGCCTTTTCTTTAAACGAGGAAAAACTGGAACGGGCAAGAGAGGAACTGCAAAGGATCGGCGGAATCGCCATCAGCTCCTCATGGCACAACAATTTGGAGATCACCGATATCCGGGCCCAAAAAGGGATCGCCCTGGAAACATTCGTCGCCTTAAAAGGCTGGTCATTAAAGGAGACGATGGCCATCGGGGACAACTACAACGACGTCTCCATGTTGGAACGGGCGGGCTTTTCCGTCGCCATGGGAAACGCGCCGGAGGATATCAAAAAAATCTGCCATTACGTCACGGACACAAACGACAACCACGGGTTCAGCAAGGCGGTATACAAGATCCTCGAGATGAACGAACAAGCGATATAA
- a CDS encoding dipeptidase: protein MENVQEYFRKNRDEHLRQLKEFLSIPSISSLSVHKEDVQKCAEWLADQCQSIGLENVRVFPTKGHPVVYADWLHAEGAPTVLIYGHYDVQPVDPLDLWETPPFEPVIRDEKIYARGSSDDKGQVFMHIKTLEALLKTEGKLPVNVKLIIEGEEEIGSPHLPEFVEEHQQLLAADCLVISDTDMIAEGRPSICYGLRGLAGLQIDLTGPKKDLHSGQYGGGVQNPAHALAELIASFHDEKGRVAVEGFYDRVAEISEAERKALAALDLDEEEIRKELGVPELYGEEGYTYVERTSVRPTLEVNGMFSGFQDEGIKTVLPAKATAKITCRLVPDQDPEEILQLIEKHIEKHLPKGVTYQVTRFDKGEPFVTPLDHPAIQAAARAYEKVYKVPVTFTRSGGSIPIVATFHKLLNLPVVLMGFGLPSENVHSPNEHFHLENFDKGLLTLSIYWHELNNSLR from the coding sequence ATGGAAAACGTTCAAGAATACTTCAGGAAAAACAGGGATGAGCATCTCCGGCAGCTGAAGGAATTTTTATCGATTCCGAGCATCAGCTCCCTGTCGGTACATAAAGAAGACGTGCAAAAATGCGCCGAGTGGCTGGCGGATCAATGCCAATCGATCGGCCTGGAAAACGTCCGGGTGTTTCCGACGAAAGGCCATCCCGTCGTGTATGCCGATTGGCTCCATGCGGAAGGGGCTCCCACCGTCCTCATTTACGGCCATTACGACGTGCAGCCGGTCGACCCCCTCGATTTATGGGAAACGCCACCTTTTGAGCCCGTCATCCGGGATGAAAAAATTTACGCCCGGGGCTCCTCTGACGACAAGGGCCAAGTCTTCATGCATATCAAGACGCTGGAAGCCCTGCTCAAGACGGAGGGCAAGCTTCCGGTCAATGTCAAGCTGATCATCGAGGGGGAAGAGGAAATCGGCAGCCCCCATCTGCCCGAATTTGTCGAGGAACATCAACAGCTTCTTGCCGCGGACTGCCTGGTGATATCCGACACGGACATGATCGCCGAAGGACGGCCGAGCATCTGCTACGGATTGAGGGGACTGGCCGGTTTGCAAATCGATTTGACTGGGCCCAAGAAGGATCTGCACTCGGGCCAATACGGCGGCGGCGTGCAAAATCCGGCCCACGCCCTGGCGGAGCTGATCGCATCCTTCCACGACGAAAAGGGAAGGGTGGCGGTGGAAGGCTTCTACGATCGGGTGGCTGAAATTTCCGAGGCGGAAAGAAAGGCGCTGGCCGCCCTAGACTTGGATGAGGAAGAGATCCGCAAAGAGCTGGGTGTGCCCGAACTTTACGGCGAAGAAGGGTATACCTACGTAGAAAGAACGTCGGTCCGCCCGACATTGGAAGTCAACGGCATGTTCAGCGGATTCCAGGACGAAGGGATCAAGACCGTCCTGCCGGCGAAGGCCACCGCAAAAATCACATGCCGCCTCGTGCCCGACCAGGATCCGGAAGAAATCCTGCAATTAATTGAAAAACATATCGAAAAACATTTGCCGAAGGGCGTCACATACCAAGTGACCCGTTTCGACAAGGGGGAACCGTTCGTAACGCCGCTGGACCATCCCGCCATTCAAGCGGCGGCCAGGGCTTATGAAAAGGTTTATAAGGTGCCGGTCACCTTCACGAGAAGCGGCGGATCCATTCCCATCGTCGCCACCTTCCATAAACTGCTGAACCTTCCCGTCGTCCTGATGGGCTTTGGACTGCCTTCGGAAAACGTCCACTCCCCGAATGAGCACTTCCATCTGGAAAACTTCGACAAAGGCCTGTTGACCCTTTCGATCTACTGGCATGAATTGAATAATTCCCTCCGGTGA
- the thiT gene encoding energy-coupled thiamine transporter ThiT has protein sequence MRKKLSLQALIETAIMAGLAYVLDILPSVNPTPNISISFAMVPIFLLAFRWGITAGFAGGFLWGLLQVITGDAYILTPLQGFIEYFVAFSCIGFAGVLKGAVQKSFREGNWKGRAWLLFAAVFIGSFARYFWHFIAGFIFWAEASSTLWGAIAYSFVINGMTMLGSALFCYIVLILVLGTAPRLLTQSVK, from the coding sequence ATGCGAAAAAAACTGAGTTTGCAGGCGCTGATTGAAACGGCGATCATGGCGGGGCTCGCCTACGTGCTGGATATTCTCCCGTCCGTCAATCCCACTCCGAACATTTCCATTTCTTTCGCAATGGTACCGATCTTTCTTCTCGCCTTTCGTTGGGGGATAACCGCGGGGTTTGCCGGCGGATTTTTGTGGGGCCTGCTTCAGGTGATCACGGGAGACGCTTATATTTTAACGCCTCTGCAAGGGTTCATCGAATATTTTGTCGCCTTTTCCTGCATCGGCTTTGCCGGGGTTTTGAAAGGGGCCGTCCAAAAAAGTTTCCGGGAAGGAAACTGGAAAGGGCGGGCGTGGCTTTTGTTCGCGGCCGTATTTATCGGAAGTTTTGCCCGTTATTTTTGGCATTTCATCGCCGGATTCATCTTTTGGGCGGAAGCCAGTTCCACGCTGTGGGGAGCGATCGCCTATTCCTTCGTCATCAACGGGATGACCATGCTCGGATCGGCCTTGTTCTGCTATATCGTCCTGATCCTGGTTTTAGGCACTGCGCCCCGCCTTTTGACCCAATCGGTGAAATGA